CTTCGGGCGCTACCTGCGCGAGCAGGGCTGACCCGGCCCAGATATCGCGCCGACCCGGCCCAGATATCGCGCTGACCCGACCCAGATATCGCGCCGACCCCGCCCCCATCGGTGCAGAAGTGACCGCTCGATGGTGCAAAAGTGACTGCTCGTGCTGGGGGAGGGGTCGGTGGGGGATGATCGGCACATGAGGCCGCAGGTGCTCGCCCACCGTGGCGCGAGCCACGACCACGCCGAGCACACGCTCGGGGCGTACACCGCCGCCCTCGACGACGGCGCGCAGGGCCTGGAGTGCGACGTCCGGCTCACCGCCGACGGCCACCTGGTGTGCGTGCACGACCGCGACCTGCGGCGCACCGCCGCCACCCGCGACACCGTGTCGACGATGGACCTGGCCGACCTCTCCGAGCTCGACTTCGCCAGCTGGAAGCACCCGTGGGCCGACCTCGACGACGAGCGGCCCGACGTCGACGAGGCCGACGGCAAGGTGCTGACCCTGCGCAAGCTGTTCGAGGTGGCGGCCGACTACGACCGCCGGGTCGAGATCGCGGTCGAGACCAAGCACCCCACCCGGTACGGCGGACTCGTGGAGCAGCGGGTCGTGGAGCTGCTCGCCGACTTCGGCTGGACCGGTCCCGACAGCCCGGTGCGGGTGATGAGCTTCTCCTGGCGGGCGCTGCGACGGGTCTCACGCCTGGCGCCGGACGTGCGCGTGGTCCAGCTCGTCGACCAGCTCGGCCGCTGGCCGCTGGTGCGCCGCAGCATCGGCAGGGACTGGATCGTGGGGCCCGGCATCGCCGAGCTGATGGCCCACCCGCGCATGGCCCGCCGCATCGCCGACAGCGGCCACGACGTGCACGTGTGGACGGTCAACACCCGCGCCGAGCTGGAGCTGTGCCTCGACCTCGGCGTCAAGGCGGTCATCAGCGACCGGCCGGCCTACGTCCTGGAGCTGCTCGACGACCTCGGGGTGTGAGCCCGGGGCCCGTCCCGAGGTGCCGCGGGGTGGGACGCAGCGATAGGTTCACCACCATGGCGAAGAAGTCCCGCACCAAGGCCCGCGACCAGCGCACCACCACCTCCACCCCCGGTGAGGTCGGCCCCCGGCAGCCCTGCCCGTGCGGGTCCGGCCGGCGCTACAAGGCCTGCCACGGCGCGCCCGGCGGCCCCGTCGACACCTACGTCCGCCGCCCGTTCGAGGGTCTGCCCTCGGAGTGCGACCTGATCGCGCTGCGCGAGCTGGTCCCGGCCGGCACCGCGCCCCTGACGCTCGCGGACTCCCTGGACGGCTCCGAGCGCAGCGTCGTGCTGTGCTCGCTGCTGCCGATGGCGGCGCCCGCGATGGTCCGCGAGAGCGGCGAGATCTGGCTGGGCCTGCAGGTCCAGCACCAGTTCGGCGACCCCGCCCGCGACCTCGGCGCCGTGCTCATCAAGGCCCTGGCGGCCGCCGAGGCCGGCGAGAGCGGCGTCATCGGTCTCACCGACGCGCCCGGCGAGGGTCCGCGCCTGCAGGACCTCGTCACCGGCGACACCCTCGACGTGACCGTCCACGACGGCTTCGACTACTGGATCGCCGACGTCGAGGACAAGGAGTCGATGGCCGGCGCCCTCGACCAGGCCAACGAGCAGGCCCACCCCACCGCCCGGCTGACCCGGGTCGAGGCGGCGTACTGGACCGACGTCGGCACCAAGGAGCACCTGCGCTGGGTGATGCCCGAGCCCGAGGACCAGCTCCTCGACGCGCTGGCCCGCCTGCACGCCGCCGGCAAGGACGTCATCGTCGAGGGTGCGCGCCTGGTGGGGATGTTCCGTGCCCACGGCCTGCTGGCCCCGGTCTGGGACCTCCCGCTCGGCACCGGCGCCGAGGTCCTCGAGGGCCCGGCCGCCACGTTCGCCGCCGCGCTCGCCGAGGCGCTGGCCGACGAGTCGCCGCTGAGCACCGAGGAGCGGGCCGCCCGCTCCGGCCTGGCGAACCGCCAGGTCACCATCCGCTGAGACCGGTCGGTCAGGCGCGG
This Nocardioides dokdonensis FR1436 DNA region includes the following protein-coding sequences:
- a CDS encoding glycerophosphodiester phosphodiesterase produces the protein MRPQVLAHRGASHDHAEHTLGAYTAALDDGAQGLECDVRLTADGHLVCVHDRDLRRTAATRDTVSTMDLADLSELDFASWKHPWADLDDERPDVDEADGKVLTLRKLFEVAADYDRRVEIAVETKHPTRYGGLVEQRVVELLADFGWTGPDSPVRVMSFSWRALRRVSRLAPDVRVVQLVDQLGRWPLVRRSIGRDWIVGPGIAELMAHPRMARRIADSGHDVHVWTVNTRAELELCLDLGVKAVISDRPAYVLELLDDLGV
- a CDS encoding DUF5926 family protein; this translates as MAKKSRTKARDQRTTTSTPGEVGPRQPCPCGSGRRYKACHGAPGGPVDTYVRRPFEGLPSECDLIALRELVPAGTAPLTLADSLDGSERSVVLCSLLPMAAPAMVRESGEIWLGLQVQHQFGDPARDLGAVLIKALAAAEAGESGVIGLTDAPGEGPRLQDLVTGDTLDVTVHDGFDYWIADVEDKESMAGALDQANEQAHPTARLTRVEAAYWTDVGTKEHLRWVMPEPEDQLLDALARLHAAGKDVIVEGARLVGMFRAHGLLAPVWDLPLGTGAEVLEGPAATFAAALAEALADESPLSTEERAARSGLANRQVTIR